GTCCGAGGCATACCCGGATCTCAAGGCGAGCGAGAACTTCGCGGTCCTGCAGGGCGAGCTGGCGAGGACGGAGGACCGGATCGCGTACGCGCGGCAGTTCTACAACAGTGCCGTCCAGACGTTCAACACCACCGTGGAGTCCATTCCCACCAACCTCGTCGCCGGCCTGGGCGGGTTCCGGACGGTGGACTTCTTCGGGGCCCTGGACGGCGAACGCGCCGCCGTCCAGGTGCGCTTCTGACCGGAGCCGATGATGGACCGTCGCCTGCTGTTCGACGTGGCGGTGGGCGCGGTCGCGCTCGGCGCCTGGTTCCTCGTCTACGGCATCGTCCGGGTGAGCACCCGACCGTCCCGGCCGGTGCCCGCGCCCGCCACCCCGGAACTCGGCGCCGAACCGCCCGCCCTGGTCAGCCTGCTGGTCAACCGCTGGTCGGTCACCGAGGACGCGGTCGAGTCGACGCTGCTCGACCTCGCCGCCCGTGGTCACGTCGAGCTGCGTCAGCCGGGCGACGATCCGATGCAGACCACGCTGCACCTGCCGCCGACCCCGCCCGACGAGGGCAGGCTGCGGCCGTACGAGCGGCGGGTGCTCGACCGGGTACGCGGGCTCGCCGTCAACGGCGTGCTGCCACTGACCGCACTGACCTTCCGCGACCCGACGCAGGCCAGGGCGTGGAACCGGCGGCTGCGCGCCCAGGTGGTCGCGGATGCCCGGGCGGCGGGGCTGTCGCGGCGGCGCTTCGGTCCGGCCGTGACCACCCTCCTGGTCGCCCTCGCGGTGGTCGCCGCGGTCGGTGTCGGCCTGGCCGCCCTGCACTACGGCATCTGGCACGGTACGGAGGACAACCCCGGCCTGGCCGCCGGCTTCATCACGTTCGCCGCGCTCGCCACGATCGCCGGGGTGTCACCGGGTGAACGGGACACGGAACTCGGCCGCCAGACGGCGGCGCGATGGCTCGGCGTCCGGGACTGGCTGCGCGGGCACGAGCAGTTCAACGAGCTGCCGCCGGCCTCGGTGGCGATCTGGGATCGCTACCTGGGCTACGGCGCCGCCGTCGGCGCGACCCGCCTGACCAGCGCCGTGCTCGACCTCGGCATGGGCGACCGGACGCTGGTCTGGTCGTCGTACGGCGGCACCTGGCACCGGGTGCGGGTGCGCTAC
This is a stretch of genomic DNA from Micromonospora sp. WMMD1082. It encodes these proteins:
- a CDS encoding DUF2207 domain-containing protein, encoding MDRRLLFDVAVGAVALGAWFLVYGIVRVSTRPSRPVPAPATPELGAEPPALVSLLVNRWSVTEDAVESTLLDLAARGHVELRQPGDDPMQTTLHLPPTPPDEGRLRPYERRVLDRVRGLAVNGVLPLTALTFRDPTQARAWNRRLRAQVVADARAAGLSRRRFGPAVTTLLVALAVVAAVGVGLAALHYGIWHGTEDNPGLAAGFITFAALATIAGVSPGERDTELGRQTAARWLGVRDWLRGHEQFNELPPASVAIWDRYLGYGAAVGATRLTSAVLDLGMGDRTLVWSSYGGTWHRVRVRYPRLLPRYGRTVPRLLLSAVISIAVGAFLLHVLGGAVDLPPATADRAERAVTLVVDGVVVLAVLVLASGVYTLVRGLTDLVTERSITGEVLWVQVWRTSAQGENEPARPWLHYLAVDDGTDERTTAWGLPSRWAESCHDGDTVTIRVRPWSRRVVGLSVIGHGRSRRLAESAVAEPDPMPPAG